A region of Esox lucius isolate fEsoLuc1 chromosome 3, fEsoLuc1.pri, whole genome shotgun sequence DNA encodes the following proteins:
- the hes6 gene encoding transcription cofactor HES-6: MAPTRSNKNGMSRDEVEYNGIKVDRKTRKPLVEKQRRARINESLQELRVLLTNTDLQSKTENAEVLEMTVKRVECILQSRAQEVDTVNREASERFAAGYIQCMHEVHTFVSSCPGIDATIAADLLNHLLECMPLNDEDRLQVMLQDIMMDTDSSTNNSTWPNTDGICAVFGFPGERSISCGSSSALSPAPSTTSSDDLCSDLDDTDSEQSHISVDTENLDVLNMLTVAHSKSMWRPW, translated from the exons ATGGCCCCCACTCGCAGTAACAAAAACGGAATGAGTAGAGACGAGGTTGAATACAATGGAATTAAAGTGGACAGAAAG ACCAGAAAACCATTGGTTGAAAAACAGAGACGGGCTCGCATCAATGAAAGTTTGCAAGAACTCAGAGTTCTTCTTACGAACACTGAT TTACAGTCCAAGACGGAGAACGCCGAAGTGCTGGAAATGACTGTCAAGCGAGTGGAGTGTATACTTCAAAGCAGAGCACAAG AGGTGGACACTGTGAACCGAGAGGCAAGTGAACGATTCGCTGCGGGCTACATCCAATGCATGCATGAAGTGCACACCTTTGTGTCCAGCTGCCCGGGAATCGACGCAACCATTGCGGCAGACCTCTTGAACCACCTCCTTGAATGTATGCCCTTGAACGACGAGGACAGACTCCAGGTGATGCTCCAGGATATCATGATGGACACGGACAGCTCCACTAACAATAGCACTTGGCCCAATACTGATGGCATATGTGCAGTATTTGGTTTCCCAGGGGAACGGAGCATCTCTTGTGGCAGTTCATCAGCCCTCTCCCCTGCCCCCTCTACCACCTCCAGCGATGACTTGTGCTCTGATCTGGACGATACTGACTCTGAGCAGAGTCACATCTCTGTGGACACTGAGAACCTAGATGTTTTGAACATGCTCACAGTGGCCCAT